A single Pan troglodytes isolate AG18354 chromosome X, NHGRI_mPanTro3-v2.0_pri, whole genome shotgun sequence DNA region contains:
- the FAM156A gene encoding protein FAM156A/FAM156B — MDPLQKRNPASPSKSSPMTAAETSQEGPAPSQPSYSEQPMMGLSNLSPGPGPSQAVPLPEGLLRQRYREEKTLEERRWERLEFLQRKKAFLRHVRRRHRDHMAPYAVGREARISPLGDRSQNRFRCECRYCQSRRPNLSGIPGESNRAPHPSSWETLVQGLSGLTLSLGTNQPGPLPEAALQPQETEEKRQRERQQESKIMFQRLLKQWLEEN; from the coding sequence ATGGATCCACTCCAGAAACGGAATCCAGCATCGCCTTCCAAATCTTCCCCGATGACAGCTGCAGAGACTTCCCAGGAAGGTCCAGCGCCCTCTCAGCCTTCGTACTCAGAACAGCCGATGATGGGCCTCAGTAACCTGAGCCCCGGTCCTGGCCCCAGCCAGGCCGTGCCTCTCCCAGAGGGGCTGCTCCGCCAGCGGTACAGAGAGGAGAAGACCCTGGAAGAGCGGCGGTGGGAGAGGCTGGAGTTCCTTCAGAGGAAGAAAGCATTCCTGCGGCATGTGAGGAGGAGACACCGCGATCACATGGCCCCCTATGCTGTTGGGAGGGAAGCCAGAATCTCCCCGTTAGGTGACAGAAGTCAGAATCGATTCCGATGTGAATGTCGATACTGCCAGAGCCGCAGGCCGAATCTTTCTGGGATCCCTGGGGAGAGTAACAGGGCCCCACATCCCTCCTCCTGGGAGACGCTGGTGCAGGGCCTCAGTGGCTTGACTCTCAGCCTAGGCACCAACCAGCCCGGGCCTCTGCCTGAAGCGGCACTCCAGCCACAGGAGACAGAGGAGAAGCGCCAGCGAGAGAGGCAGCAGGAGAGCAAAATAATGTTTCAGAGGCTGCTCAAGCAGTGGTTAGAGGAAAACTGA